The following proteins are co-located in the Anser cygnoides isolate HZ-2024a breed goose chromosome 2, Taihu_goose_T2T_genome, whole genome shotgun sequence genome:
- the LOC125180908 gene encoding zinc finger protein 777-like isoform X1, which translates to MARWGPAQEPEWGPEPWQPLPPQPPVPVPVPVPVPIDGDKQPPVAEISLWTVVAAVQAVERKVESQALRLLSLEGRAETAEKKLSELEKAVLDFGGQLERKWAALAALVQESTRHLEHVERQLRHRGCWAPRPGLGPGGDVPQVPTAGEDDAACLPEQEWGGLDSRQQELYRMAVKGSYEAVVSLGPGDASSKPSLLLPAEDGEDLGTRTHGLLEKGAVSGHVGGAGEKIVIKTEEQQPQEEGSESLALPQAPSMRLEEEVPLSQELPVPWESHTSLDEQKGAGEGLGELCKHGAAQPEFKPVVVPVEARPAPALPFPAEHGHGAGTDQPFTLPQGMPLGEDTAAEAASAQPGAEEHGPCAAGDEPHALPLGWKSARLKRNLLARQQSHARKNNGSFICTACGKSLAHHAALLRHQRLHTGERPFQCPACGKSFNEKSNLNKHYRIHTGERPYCCPACGKGFIQKHHLQKHQRIHGVQLRAGWAGRPPRASAAGERLYRCIECAESFPLQASLEEHQRRHTQQRPFQCNGCSKSFRHRQSLNHHQKVHATASPPAAGLPNHGQEPGAVPCKPSTQDNP; encoded by the exons aTGGCCCGGTGGGGCCCGGCTCAG GAGCCCGAGTGGGGGCCCGAGCCCTGGCAGCCGctcccgccgcagccccccgtgcccgtcccggtgccggtgccggtgcccatCGACGGGGACAAGCAGCCGCCGGTGGCCGAGATCTCGCTGTGGACGGTGGTGGCGGCGGTGCAGGCGGTGGAGCGGAAGGTGGAGTCGCAGGCCCTGCGGCTGCTGAGCCTGGAAGGGCGAGCGGAGACGGCCGAGAAGAAGCTCTCGGAGCTGGAGAAGGCGGTGCTGGACTTCGGGGGGCAGCTGGAGCGCAAGTGGGCCGCGCTGGCCGCCCTCGTGCAGGAGAGCACGCGGCACCTCGAGCACGTCGAGCGCCAGCTGCGGCACCGCGGCTGCTGGGCACCCCGGCCCGGACTGGGTCCCGGCGGGGACGTGCCCCAG GTCCCCACGGCGGGTGAGGATGACGCCGCCTGTTTGCCGGAGCAGGAGTGGGGCGGCTTGGACAGCCGTCAGCAGGAGCTGTACAGGATGGCGGTGAAGGGGAGCTACGAGGCTGTGGTCTCTCTTG GGCCCGGGGACGCCAGCTCCAAACCCTCTCTGCTGTTGCCGGCCGAGGAcggggaggatttggggaccAGGACCCACGGGCTGCTGGAGAAGGGAGCGGTGTCAGGGCACGTCGGTGGCG CAGGTGAGAAGATCGTGATCAagacagaagagcagcagccGCAGGAGGAAGGATCAGAAAGCCTGGCCCTGCCGCAGGCACCCTCCATGAGGCTGGAAGAGGAGGTTCCCCtgagccaggagctgccagtGCCCTGGGAGAGCCACACCAGCTTGGACGAGCAGAAGGGAGCTGGAGAGGGCTTAGGGGAGCTCTGCAAGCATGGGGCCGCCCAGCCGGAATTCAAGCCCGTGGTTGTCCCGGTGGAAGCTCGCCCTGCCCCGGCCTTGCCTTTCCCGGCGGAACACGGGCACGGCGCGGGGACCGACCAGCCGTTCACCCTGCCCCAGGGGATGCCGCTGGGAGAGGACACTGCCGCGGAGGCTGCCTCGGCACAGCCCGGCGCCGAGGAGCACGGCCCGTGTGCCGCCGGGGATGAGCCCCACGCGCTGCCCCTGGGCTGGAAGAGCGCGCGGCTGAAGCGCAACCTCCTGGCGCGGCAGCAGAGCCACGCGCGGAAGAACAACGGCTCCTTCATCTGCACGGCCTGCGGGAAGAGCCTGGCCCACCACGCCGCGCTGCTGCGACACCAGCGCCTGCACACGGGCGAGCGCCCCTTCCAGTGCCCTGCCTGCGGCAAGAGCTTCAACGAGAAGTCCAACCTCAACAAGCACTACCGCATCCACACCGGGGAGCGGCCCtactgctgccctgcctgcggcAAGGGCTTCATCCAGAAGCACCATCTCCAGAAGCACCAGCGCATCCACGGGGTGCAGCTGCGGGCGGGCTGGGCGGGCCGGCCCCCGCGGGCCAGCGCGGCCGGGGAGCGGCTGTACCGCTGCATCGAGTGCGCCGAGAGCTTCCCCCTGCAAGCGTCGCTGGAGGAGCACCAGCGCCGGCACACCCAGCAGCGACCCTTCCAGTGCAACGGCTGCAGCAAGAGCTTCCGCCACCGGCAGTCGCTGAACCACCACCAGAAGGTCCACGCCacggccagccctcctgctgccgGCTTGCCCAACCACGGCCAGGAGCCAGGGGCCGTCCCCTGCAAGCCGTCCACCCAGGACAATCCGTAA
- the LOC125180908 gene encoding zinc finger protein 777-like isoform X3 — translation MARWGPAQEPEWGPEPWQPLPPQPPVPVPVPVPVPIDGDKQPPVAEISLWTVVAAVQAVERKVESQALRLLSLEGRAETAEKKLSELEKAVLDFGGQLERKWAALAALVQESTRHLEHVERQLRHRGCWAPRPGLGPGGDVPQVPTAGEDDAACLPEQEWGGLDSRQQELYRMAVKGSYEAVVSLAGEKIVIKTEEQQPQEEGSESLALPQAPSMRLEEEVPLSQELPVPWESHTSLDEQKGAGEGLGELCKHGAAQPEFKPVVVPVEARPAPALPFPAEHGHGAGTDQPFTLPQGMPLGEDTAAEAASAQPGAEEHGPCAAGDEPHALPLGWKSARLKRNLLARQQSHARKNNGSFICTACGKSLAHHAALLRHQRLHTGERPFQCPACGKSFNEKSNLNKHYRIHTGERPYCCPACGKGFIQKHHLQKHQRIHGVQLRAGWAGRPPRASAAGERLYRCIECAESFPLQASLEEHQRRHTQQRPFQCNGCSKSFRHRQSLNHHQKVHATASPPAAGLPNHGQEPGAVPCKPSTQDNP, via the exons aTGGCCCGGTGGGGCCCGGCTCAG GAGCCCGAGTGGGGGCCCGAGCCCTGGCAGCCGctcccgccgcagccccccgtgcccgtcccggtgccggtgccggtgcccatCGACGGGGACAAGCAGCCGCCGGTGGCCGAGATCTCGCTGTGGACGGTGGTGGCGGCGGTGCAGGCGGTGGAGCGGAAGGTGGAGTCGCAGGCCCTGCGGCTGCTGAGCCTGGAAGGGCGAGCGGAGACGGCCGAGAAGAAGCTCTCGGAGCTGGAGAAGGCGGTGCTGGACTTCGGGGGGCAGCTGGAGCGCAAGTGGGCCGCGCTGGCCGCCCTCGTGCAGGAGAGCACGCGGCACCTCGAGCACGTCGAGCGCCAGCTGCGGCACCGCGGCTGCTGGGCACCCCGGCCCGGACTGGGTCCCGGCGGGGACGTGCCCCAG GTCCCCACGGCGGGTGAGGATGACGCCGCCTGTTTGCCGGAGCAGGAGTGGGGCGGCTTGGACAGCCGTCAGCAGGAGCTGTACAGGATGGCGGTGAAGGGGAGCTACGAGGCTGTGGTCTCTCTTG CAGGTGAGAAGATCGTGATCAagacagaagagcagcagccGCAGGAGGAAGGATCAGAAAGCCTGGCCCTGCCGCAGGCACCCTCCATGAGGCTGGAAGAGGAGGTTCCCCtgagccaggagctgccagtGCCCTGGGAGAGCCACACCAGCTTGGACGAGCAGAAGGGAGCTGGAGAGGGCTTAGGGGAGCTCTGCAAGCATGGGGCCGCCCAGCCGGAATTCAAGCCCGTGGTTGTCCCGGTGGAAGCTCGCCCTGCCCCGGCCTTGCCTTTCCCGGCGGAACACGGGCACGGCGCGGGGACCGACCAGCCGTTCACCCTGCCCCAGGGGATGCCGCTGGGAGAGGACACTGCCGCGGAGGCTGCCTCGGCACAGCCCGGCGCCGAGGAGCACGGCCCGTGTGCCGCCGGGGATGAGCCCCACGCGCTGCCCCTGGGCTGGAAGAGCGCGCGGCTGAAGCGCAACCTCCTGGCGCGGCAGCAGAGCCACGCGCGGAAGAACAACGGCTCCTTCATCTGCACGGCCTGCGGGAAGAGCCTGGCCCACCACGCCGCGCTGCTGCGACACCAGCGCCTGCACACGGGCGAGCGCCCCTTCCAGTGCCCTGCCTGCGGCAAGAGCTTCAACGAGAAGTCCAACCTCAACAAGCACTACCGCATCCACACCGGGGAGCGGCCCtactgctgccctgcctgcggcAAGGGCTTCATCCAGAAGCACCATCTCCAGAAGCACCAGCGCATCCACGGGGTGCAGCTGCGGGCGGGCTGGGCGGGCCGGCCCCCGCGGGCCAGCGCGGCCGGGGAGCGGCTGTACCGCTGCATCGAGTGCGCCGAGAGCTTCCCCCTGCAAGCGTCGCTGGAGGAGCACCAGCGCCGGCACACCCAGCAGCGACCCTTCCAGTGCAACGGCTGCAGCAAGAGCTTCCGCCACCGGCAGTCGCTGAACCACCACCAGAAGGTCCACGCCacggccagccctcctgctgccgGCTTGCCCAACCACGGCCAGGAGCCAGGGGCCGTCCCCTGCAAGCCGTCCACCCAGGACAATCCGTAA
- the LOC125180908 gene encoding zinc finger protein 777-like isoform X4, whose product MARWGPAQEPEWGPEPWQPLPPQPPVPVPVPVPVPIDGDKQPPVAEISLWTVVAAVQAVERKVESQALRLLSLEGRAETAEKKLSELEKAVLDFGGQLERKWAALAALVQESTRHLEHVERQLRHRGCWAPRPGLGPGGDVPQVPTAGEDDAACLPEQEWGGLDSRQQELYRMAVKGSYEAVVSLGEKIVIKTEEQQPQEEGSESLALPQAPSMRLEEEVPLSQELPVPWESHTSLDEQKGAGEGLGELCKHGAAQPEFKPVVVPVEARPAPALPFPAEHGHGAGTDQPFTLPQGMPLGEDTAAEAASAQPGAEEHGPCAAGDEPHALPLGWKSARLKRNLLARQQSHARKNNGSFICTACGKSLAHHAALLRHQRLHTGERPFQCPACGKSFNEKSNLNKHYRIHTGERPYCCPACGKGFIQKHHLQKHQRIHGVQLRAGWAGRPPRASAAGERLYRCIECAESFPLQASLEEHQRRHTQQRPFQCNGCSKSFRHRQSLNHHQKVHATASPPAAGLPNHGQEPGAVPCKPSTQDNP is encoded by the exons aTGGCCCGGTGGGGCCCGGCTCAG GAGCCCGAGTGGGGGCCCGAGCCCTGGCAGCCGctcccgccgcagccccccgtgcccgtcccggtgccggtgccggtgcccatCGACGGGGACAAGCAGCCGCCGGTGGCCGAGATCTCGCTGTGGACGGTGGTGGCGGCGGTGCAGGCGGTGGAGCGGAAGGTGGAGTCGCAGGCCCTGCGGCTGCTGAGCCTGGAAGGGCGAGCGGAGACGGCCGAGAAGAAGCTCTCGGAGCTGGAGAAGGCGGTGCTGGACTTCGGGGGGCAGCTGGAGCGCAAGTGGGCCGCGCTGGCCGCCCTCGTGCAGGAGAGCACGCGGCACCTCGAGCACGTCGAGCGCCAGCTGCGGCACCGCGGCTGCTGGGCACCCCGGCCCGGACTGGGTCCCGGCGGGGACGTGCCCCAG GTCCCCACGGCGGGTGAGGATGACGCCGCCTGTTTGCCGGAGCAGGAGTGGGGCGGCTTGGACAGCCGTCAGCAGGAGCTGTACAGGATGGCGGTGAAGGGGAGCTACGAGGCTGTGGTCTCTCTTG GTGAGAAGATCGTGATCAagacagaagagcagcagccGCAGGAGGAAGGATCAGAAAGCCTGGCCCTGCCGCAGGCACCCTCCATGAGGCTGGAAGAGGAGGTTCCCCtgagccaggagctgccagtGCCCTGGGAGAGCCACACCAGCTTGGACGAGCAGAAGGGAGCTGGAGAGGGCTTAGGGGAGCTCTGCAAGCATGGGGCCGCCCAGCCGGAATTCAAGCCCGTGGTTGTCCCGGTGGAAGCTCGCCCTGCCCCGGCCTTGCCTTTCCCGGCGGAACACGGGCACGGCGCGGGGACCGACCAGCCGTTCACCCTGCCCCAGGGGATGCCGCTGGGAGAGGACACTGCCGCGGAGGCTGCCTCGGCACAGCCCGGCGCCGAGGAGCACGGCCCGTGTGCCGCCGGGGATGAGCCCCACGCGCTGCCCCTGGGCTGGAAGAGCGCGCGGCTGAAGCGCAACCTCCTGGCGCGGCAGCAGAGCCACGCGCGGAAGAACAACGGCTCCTTCATCTGCACGGCCTGCGGGAAGAGCCTGGCCCACCACGCCGCGCTGCTGCGACACCAGCGCCTGCACACGGGCGAGCGCCCCTTCCAGTGCCCTGCCTGCGGCAAGAGCTTCAACGAGAAGTCCAACCTCAACAAGCACTACCGCATCCACACCGGGGAGCGGCCCtactgctgccctgcctgcggcAAGGGCTTCATCCAGAAGCACCATCTCCAGAAGCACCAGCGCATCCACGGGGTGCAGCTGCGGGCGGGCTGGGCGGGCCGGCCCCCGCGGGCCAGCGCGGCCGGGGAGCGGCTGTACCGCTGCATCGAGTGCGCCGAGAGCTTCCCCCTGCAAGCGTCGCTGGAGGAGCACCAGCGCCGGCACACCCAGCAGCGACCCTTCCAGTGCAACGGCTGCAGCAAGAGCTTCCGCCACCGGCAGTCGCTGAACCACCACCAGAAGGTCCACGCCacggccagccctcctgctgccgGCTTGCCCAACCACGGCCAGGAGCCAGGGGCCGTCCCCTGCAAGCCGTCCACCCAGGACAATCCGTAA
- the LOC125180908 gene encoding zinc finger protein 777-like isoform X2 — protein MARWGPAQEPEWGPEPWQPLPPQPPVPVPVPVPVPIDGDKQPPVAEISLWTVVAAVQAVERKVESQALRLLSLEGRAETAEKKLSELEKAVLDFGGQLERKWAALAALVQESTRHLEHVERQLRHRGCWAPRPGLGPGGDVPQVPTAGEDDAACLPEQEWGGLDSRQQELYRMAVKGSYEAVVSLGPGDASSKPSLLLPAEDGEDLGTRTHGLLEKGAVSGHVGGGEKIVIKTEEQQPQEEGSESLALPQAPSMRLEEEVPLSQELPVPWESHTSLDEQKGAGEGLGELCKHGAAQPEFKPVVVPVEARPAPALPFPAEHGHGAGTDQPFTLPQGMPLGEDTAAEAASAQPGAEEHGPCAAGDEPHALPLGWKSARLKRNLLARQQSHARKNNGSFICTACGKSLAHHAALLRHQRLHTGERPFQCPACGKSFNEKSNLNKHYRIHTGERPYCCPACGKGFIQKHHLQKHQRIHGVQLRAGWAGRPPRASAAGERLYRCIECAESFPLQASLEEHQRRHTQQRPFQCNGCSKSFRHRQSLNHHQKVHATASPPAAGLPNHGQEPGAVPCKPSTQDNP, from the exons aTGGCCCGGTGGGGCCCGGCTCAG GAGCCCGAGTGGGGGCCCGAGCCCTGGCAGCCGctcccgccgcagccccccgtgcccgtcccggtgccggtgccggtgcccatCGACGGGGACAAGCAGCCGCCGGTGGCCGAGATCTCGCTGTGGACGGTGGTGGCGGCGGTGCAGGCGGTGGAGCGGAAGGTGGAGTCGCAGGCCCTGCGGCTGCTGAGCCTGGAAGGGCGAGCGGAGACGGCCGAGAAGAAGCTCTCGGAGCTGGAGAAGGCGGTGCTGGACTTCGGGGGGCAGCTGGAGCGCAAGTGGGCCGCGCTGGCCGCCCTCGTGCAGGAGAGCACGCGGCACCTCGAGCACGTCGAGCGCCAGCTGCGGCACCGCGGCTGCTGGGCACCCCGGCCCGGACTGGGTCCCGGCGGGGACGTGCCCCAG GTCCCCACGGCGGGTGAGGATGACGCCGCCTGTTTGCCGGAGCAGGAGTGGGGCGGCTTGGACAGCCGTCAGCAGGAGCTGTACAGGATGGCGGTGAAGGGGAGCTACGAGGCTGTGGTCTCTCTTG GGCCCGGGGACGCCAGCTCCAAACCCTCTCTGCTGTTGCCGGCCGAGGAcggggaggatttggggaccAGGACCCACGGGCTGCTGGAGAAGGGAGCGGTGTCAGGGCACGTCGGTGGCG GTGAGAAGATCGTGATCAagacagaagagcagcagccGCAGGAGGAAGGATCAGAAAGCCTGGCCCTGCCGCAGGCACCCTCCATGAGGCTGGAAGAGGAGGTTCCCCtgagccaggagctgccagtGCCCTGGGAGAGCCACACCAGCTTGGACGAGCAGAAGGGAGCTGGAGAGGGCTTAGGGGAGCTCTGCAAGCATGGGGCCGCCCAGCCGGAATTCAAGCCCGTGGTTGTCCCGGTGGAAGCTCGCCCTGCCCCGGCCTTGCCTTTCCCGGCGGAACACGGGCACGGCGCGGGGACCGACCAGCCGTTCACCCTGCCCCAGGGGATGCCGCTGGGAGAGGACACTGCCGCGGAGGCTGCCTCGGCACAGCCCGGCGCCGAGGAGCACGGCCCGTGTGCCGCCGGGGATGAGCCCCACGCGCTGCCCCTGGGCTGGAAGAGCGCGCGGCTGAAGCGCAACCTCCTGGCGCGGCAGCAGAGCCACGCGCGGAAGAACAACGGCTCCTTCATCTGCACGGCCTGCGGGAAGAGCCTGGCCCACCACGCCGCGCTGCTGCGACACCAGCGCCTGCACACGGGCGAGCGCCCCTTCCAGTGCCCTGCCTGCGGCAAGAGCTTCAACGAGAAGTCCAACCTCAACAAGCACTACCGCATCCACACCGGGGAGCGGCCCtactgctgccctgcctgcggcAAGGGCTTCATCCAGAAGCACCATCTCCAGAAGCACCAGCGCATCCACGGGGTGCAGCTGCGGGCGGGCTGGGCGGGCCGGCCCCCGCGGGCCAGCGCGGCCGGGGAGCGGCTGTACCGCTGCATCGAGTGCGCCGAGAGCTTCCCCCTGCAAGCGTCGCTGGAGGAGCACCAGCGCCGGCACACCCAGCAGCGACCCTTCCAGTGCAACGGCTGCAGCAAGAGCTTCCGCCACCGGCAGTCGCTGAACCACCACCAGAAGGTCCACGCCacggccagccctcctgctgccgGCTTGCCCAACCACGGCCAGGAGCCAGGGGCCGTCCCCTGCAAGCCGTCCACCCAGGACAATCCGTAA
- the LOC125180905 gene encoding zinc finger protein 777-like isoform X1: MAELHARIEALERRLERAEAALRDGGAWGLRLPSVPVTFEDVSVQFSTQEWALLDDGQKELYRSVMQSSYEMLVSLYCDLAKPELLSRIEKEEEPCVPAEPDPEGAVVPPEPAAEPGCPGSASGGALQAEAEESREGSCRDLEGSRSPAAAPDCSTPRVLQGAGGTPAELGRPGPSPPCPVSRCCREVVNLRPPPSPPPAAAGADVGVPTEVPREEVAAEELAVPQRPLEGLQKEDLKDAGNGGRGLVADVPEELGREQIPGLCQAAVCADPSRPVTVPGKPVESACVGRTTACQRGSSREKFYRCVVCGKNFLLKINLIIHQRSHSNWVPYVCVDCNQAFMSKKKIGRHLRIRAATGFCPPSDAKECASLPPCPAAQPRAQGSGAAAQWEKPSPNRYPLSPQKIMYTCSECMENFSSQNFLMLHQRMHADLHHFTLCACCNRSFVWASELLHRHQAERPYWCGECQKAFKRHDHLSGHQKTHSRRESPYECRDKPPLSVAPV; the protein is encoded by the exons ATGGCGGAGCTGCACGCCcgcatcgaggccctggagcggcggctggagcgggcCGAGGCGGCGCTGAGGGACGGGGGAGcctgggggctgcggctgcccTCG gTGCCGGTGACCTTCGAGGACGTGTCGGTGCAGTTCAGCACGCAGGAGTGGGCCCTCCTGGATGACGGGCAGAAGGAGCTGTACCGGAGCGTGATGCAGAGCAGCTACGAGATGCTGGTGTCCCTGT ACTGTGACCTAGCCAAGCCTGAACTCTTATCTCGGattgagaaggaagaagagccGTGCGTGCCAGCGGAGCCGGACCCAGAGGGAGCGGTGGTGCCCCCAGAGCCAGCCGCAG AGCCCGGCTGTCCTGGCTCCGCGAGCGGTGGAGCTCTGCAGGCGGAGGCGGAGGAGTCCCGtgaggggagctgcagggacctggagggcagcaggagccccgcggccgccccggaCTGCAGCACAC CACGCGTCCTTCAGGGAGCCGGCGGCACCCCAGCGGAGCTCGGCCGGCCGGGCCCCTCTCCGCCCTGCCCTGTCTCCAGGTGCTGCCGTGAAGTGGTGAACCTGAGGCCGCCTCCATCTCCCCCCCCTGCAGCAG CAGGTGCTGATGTGGGGGTCCCAACAGAGGTCCCGCGGGAGGAGGTTGCTGCGGAGGAGCTGGCGGTGCCTCAACGGCcgctggaggggctgcagaaGGAGGACCTAAAAGATGCGGGGAACGGTGGCCGGGGTCTGGTGGCAGACGTGCCCGaagagctgggcagggagcagatCCCGGGCCTCTGCCAAGCAGCGGTGTGCGCGGATCCCAGCCGCCCGGTCACCGTGCCGGGAAAGCCGGTGGAGAGCGCCTGCGTGGGCAGGACCACGGCCTGCCAGCGCGGCTCCTCTCGGGAGAAGTTCTACAGGTGCGTCGTGTGCGGGAAGAACTTCCTGCTCAAAATCAACCTCATCATCCACCAGAGGAGCCACAGCAACTGGGTGCCGTATGTCTGCGTCGACTGCAACCAGGCCTTCATGTCCAAGAAGAAAATCGGGCGCCACCTGCGGATCCGGGCGGCCACGGGGTTCTGCCCCCCCTCCGACGCCAAGGAGTGCGCCAGCCTgccgccctgcccggccgcccagccccgcgcccagGGGAGCGGCGCCGCGGCGCAGTGGGAGAAGCCCAGCCCCAACCGGTACCCGCTGTCGCCTCAGAAAATTATGTACACGTGTAGTGAATGCATGGAGAACTTCTCCAGCCAGAACTTCCTGATGCTGCACCAGAGGATGCACGCCGACCTGCATCACTTCACCCTCTGCGCCTGCTGCAACAGGAGCTTTGTCTGGGCCTCCGAGTTGCTCCACCGCCACCAGGCCGAGCGGCCGTACTGGTGCGGCGAGTGCCAGAAAGCCTTCAAGCGGCACGACCACCTGTCCGGGCACCAGAAGACCCACTCCAGGAGGGAGAGCCCGTACGAGTGCAGGGACAAACCGCCTCTGTCAGTGGCACCTGTTTAA
- the LOC125180905 gene encoding zinc finger protein 777-like isoform X2: MAELHARIEALERRLERAEAALRDGGAWGLRLPSVPVTFEDVSVQFSTQEWALLDDGQKELYRSVMQSSYEMLVSLYCDLAKPELLSRIEKEEEPCVPAEPDPEGAVVPPEPAAEPGCPGSASGGALQAEAEESREGSCRDLEGSRSPAAAPDCSTPRVLQGAGGTPAELGRPGPSPPCPVSRCCREVVNLRPPPSPPPAAGADVGVPTEVPREEVAAEELAVPQRPLEGLQKEDLKDAGNGGRGLVADVPEELGREQIPGLCQAAVCADPSRPVTVPGKPVESACVGRTTACQRGSSREKFYRCVVCGKNFLLKINLIIHQRSHSNWVPYVCVDCNQAFMSKKKIGRHLRIRAATGFCPPSDAKECASLPPCPAAQPRAQGSGAAAQWEKPSPNRYPLSPQKIMYTCSECMENFSSQNFLMLHQRMHADLHHFTLCACCNRSFVWASELLHRHQAERPYWCGECQKAFKRHDHLSGHQKTHSRRESPYECRDKPPLSVAPV; encoded by the exons ATGGCGGAGCTGCACGCCcgcatcgaggccctggagcggcggctggagcgggcCGAGGCGGCGCTGAGGGACGGGGGAGcctgggggctgcggctgcccTCG gTGCCGGTGACCTTCGAGGACGTGTCGGTGCAGTTCAGCACGCAGGAGTGGGCCCTCCTGGATGACGGGCAGAAGGAGCTGTACCGGAGCGTGATGCAGAGCAGCTACGAGATGCTGGTGTCCCTGT ACTGTGACCTAGCCAAGCCTGAACTCTTATCTCGGattgagaaggaagaagagccGTGCGTGCCAGCGGAGCCGGACCCAGAGGGAGCGGTGGTGCCCCCAGAGCCAGCCGCAG AGCCCGGCTGTCCTGGCTCCGCGAGCGGTGGAGCTCTGCAGGCGGAGGCGGAGGAGTCCCGtgaggggagctgcagggacctggagggcagcaggagccccgcggccgccccggaCTGCAGCACAC CACGCGTCCTTCAGGGAGCCGGCGGCACCCCAGCGGAGCTCGGCCGGCCGGGCCCCTCTCCGCCCTGCCCTGTCTCCAGGTGCTGCCGTGAAGTGGTGAACCTGAGGCCGCCTCCATCTCCCCCCCCTGCAGCAG GTGCTGATGTGGGGGTCCCAACAGAGGTCCCGCGGGAGGAGGTTGCTGCGGAGGAGCTGGCGGTGCCTCAACGGCcgctggaggggctgcagaaGGAGGACCTAAAAGATGCGGGGAACGGTGGCCGGGGTCTGGTGGCAGACGTGCCCGaagagctgggcagggagcagatCCCGGGCCTCTGCCAAGCAGCGGTGTGCGCGGATCCCAGCCGCCCGGTCACCGTGCCGGGAAAGCCGGTGGAGAGCGCCTGCGTGGGCAGGACCACGGCCTGCCAGCGCGGCTCCTCTCGGGAGAAGTTCTACAGGTGCGTCGTGTGCGGGAAGAACTTCCTGCTCAAAATCAACCTCATCATCCACCAGAGGAGCCACAGCAACTGGGTGCCGTATGTCTGCGTCGACTGCAACCAGGCCTTCATGTCCAAGAAGAAAATCGGGCGCCACCTGCGGATCCGGGCGGCCACGGGGTTCTGCCCCCCCTCCGACGCCAAGGAGTGCGCCAGCCTgccgccctgcccggccgcccagccccgcgcccagGGGAGCGGCGCCGCGGCGCAGTGGGAGAAGCCCAGCCCCAACCGGTACCCGCTGTCGCCTCAGAAAATTATGTACACGTGTAGTGAATGCATGGAGAACTTCTCCAGCCAGAACTTCCTGATGCTGCACCAGAGGATGCACGCCGACCTGCATCACTTCACCCTCTGCGCCTGCTGCAACAGGAGCTTTGTCTGGGCCTCCGAGTTGCTCCACCGCCACCAGGCCGAGCGGCCGTACTGGTGCGGCGAGTGCCAGAAAGCCTTCAAGCGGCACGACCACCTGTCCGGGCACCAGAAGACCCACTCCAGGAGGGAGAGCCCGTACGAGTGCAGGGACAAACCGCCTCTGTCAGTGGCACCTGTTTAA